Proteins encoded by one window of Streptomyces sp. ALI-76-A:
- a CDS encoding glycerophosphodiester phosphodiesterase: MTPRMDHPYLDHPGPLAFAHRGGAADGLENTTPQFRRAVEAGYRYLETDVHVTADGRLVAFHDATLDLMTDGAGRIADLPWQDVRHARVAGKEPIPLFEELLETFPEARWNVDVKAEPALLPFLDLIERTHAWDRVCLGSFAEARVARAQRLAGPRLATSYGSRGVLGLRLRSWGLPAAVRRSAVAAQVPQAQSGIPVVDHRFLRTAHAFGLQVHVWTVNDPEHMHRLLDLGVDGIMTDHIDTLRKVMEDRGVWV; this comes from the coding sequence GTGACCCCCCGGATGGACCACCCCTACCTCGACCATCCCGGCCCGCTCGCCTTCGCCCACCGCGGCGGAGCCGCGGACGGCCTGGAGAACACCACCCCGCAGTTCCGGCGCGCGGTCGAGGCGGGCTACCGCTACCTGGAGACCGACGTCCACGTCACCGCTGACGGCCGGCTCGTCGCGTTCCACGACGCGACCCTGGACCTGATGACGGACGGAGCGGGCCGGATCGCGGACCTGCCGTGGCAGGACGTACGGCACGCGCGCGTGGCGGGCAAGGAGCCGATCCCCCTCTTCGAGGAGCTCCTGGAGACCTTCCCCGAGGCCCGCTGGAACGTGGACGTCAAGGCCGAACCGGCCCTGCTCCCCTTCCTCGACCTGATCGAGCGCACCCACGCCTGGGACCGCGTCTGCCTCGGCTCCTTCGCGGAAGCGCGGGTGGCGCGGGCCCAGCGGCTGGCCGGGCCGCGCCTGGCGACGTCGTACGGCAGCCGGGGAGTGCTCGGCCTGCGGCTGCGGTCCTGGGGCCTGCCGGCCGCCGTACGCCGGTCCGCGGTCGCCGCGCAGGTGCCTCAGGCGCAGTCGGGCATCCCGGTCGTGGACCACCGCTTCCTGCGCACCGCCCACGCGTTCGGACTACAGGTGCACGTGTGGACGGTGAACGACCCGGAGCACATGCACCGGCTCCTGGACCTGGGCGTGGATGGCATCATGACCGATCACATCGACACACTGCGCAAGGTCATGGAGGACCGCGGCGTCTGGGTCTGA
- a CDS encoding MFS transporter, with protein MGTDTVRTAAADEAGARRREQRGWYVYDWACSVYSTSVLTVFLGPYLTSVAESAADADGFVHPLGIPVRAGSFFAYSVSLSVIVAVVVMPLVGAAADRTGRKKPLLAAAAYTGATATTAMFFLGGDRYLLGGLLLIVANAAQSVAMMLYNSYLPQIAPPEERDAVSSRGWAFGYAAGSLVLVVNLVLYTGHDSFGLSESAAVRVCLASAGLWWGAFALVPLRRLRDRRSGAKATTGATATGFRQLAATVRDMRRHPLTLAFLLAYLVYNDGIQTVISQASVYGSEELGLGQSTLIVAVLLVQLLAVAGALTMGRLARSYGAKRTILGSLAAWTVILGAGYFLPAGAPGWFFVLAAGIGLVLGGSQALSRSLFSHLVPPGKEAEYFSAYEMSDRGMSWLGPLLFGITYQMTGSYRDAIISLVAFFVIGFVLLARVPVRRAIGDAGNPIPERI; from the coding sequence GTGGGCACCGACACCGTGCGGACGGCAGCGGCCGACGAGGCCGGCGCCCGGCGGCGCGAACAGCGCGGCTGGTACGTCTACGACTGGGCCTGCTCCGTCTACTCGACGAGCGTGCTCACCGTGTTCCTGGGCCCCTACCTGACGTCGGTGGCCGAGTCGGCGGCGGACGCGGACGGGTTCGTGCACCCCCTGGGGATCCCGGTGCGCGCGGGGTCGTTCTTCGCGTACTCGGTGTCCCTGTCGGTGATCGTGGCCGTGGTCGTGATGCCGCTGGTGGGTGCCGCCGCCGACCGCACGGGCCGCAAGAAGCCGCTGCTGGCGGCCGCCGCCTACACCGGGGCCACGGCGACGACCGCCATGTTCTTCCTCGGCGGCGACCGCTATCTGCTCGGCGGCCTCCTGCTGATCGTCGCGAACGCGGCGCAGTCCGTGGCGATGATGCTCTACAACTCCTATCTGCCGCAGATCGCCCCGCCCGAGGAGCGCGACGCGGTCTCCTCGCGGGGCTGGGCCTTCGGGTACGCGGCGGGTTCGCTGGTCCTGGTGGTCAACCTCGTCCTCTACACCGGCCACGACTCCTTCGGCCTCTCGGAGAGCGCGGCGGTCCGCGTCTGCCTGGCGTCCGCCGGCCTGTGGTGGGGCGCCTTCGCCCTCGTCCCGCTGCGCCGGCTGCGCGACCGCCGCTCCGGGGCGAAGGCCACGACCGGGGCCACGGCCACCGGCTTCCGGCAGCTCGCGGCGACGGTCCGCGACATGCGCCGTCACCCGCTGACGCTGGCCTTCCTGCTGGCGTACCTCGTCTACAACGACGGCATCCAGACCGTGATCTCCCAGGCGTCGGTCTACGGCTCCGAGGAACTCGGCCTCGGACAGTCGACGCTCATCGTGGCGGTGCTGCTGGTCCAGCTGCTCGCGGTGGCCGGAGCGCTGACCATGGGCCGGCTGGCCCGGTCCTACGGAGCCAAGCGCACGATCCTGGGGTCCCTGGCCGCGTGGACGGTGATCCTGGGCGCCGGGTACTTCCTGCCCGCCGGCGCACCTGGCTGGTTCTTCGTGCTGGCCGCCGGGATCGGGCTCGTCCTCGGCGGCAGCCAGGCCCTGTCCCGTTCCCTGTTCTCGCATCTCGTCCCGCCCGGCAAGGAGGCCGAGTACTTCTCGGCGTACGAGATGAGCGACCGGGGTATGAGCTGGCTCGGCCCTCTGCTGTTCGGGATCACCTACCAGATGACGGGAAGCTACCGGGACGCGATCATCTCGCTGGTGGCCTTCTTCGTCATCGGATTCGTGCTGCTCGCGCGGGTTCCGGTGCGGCGGGCGATCGGCGACGCGGGCAACCCGATTCCGGAGAGGATTTAG
- a CDS encoding RNA polymerase-binding protein RbpA: MSERALRGTRLVVTSYETDRGIDLAPRQAVEYACEKGHRFEMPFSVEAEIPPEWECKVCGAQALLVDGDGPEEKKAKPARTHWDMLMERRTREELEEVLEERLAVLRSGAMNIAVHPRDSRKSA, encoded by the coding sequence ATGAGTGAGCGAGCTCTTCGCGGCACGCGCCTCGTGGTGACCAGCTACGAGACGGACCGCGGCATCGACCTGGCCCCGCGCCAGGCCGTGGAGTACGCATGCGAGAAGGGCCATCGTTTTGAGATGCCCTTCTCGGTCGAGGCGGAGATCCCGCCGGAGTGGGAGTGCAAGGTCTGCGGGGCCCAGGCACTCCTCGTGGACGGCGACGGCCCTGAAGAGAAGAAGGCCAAGCCCGCGCGTACGCACTGGGACATGCTGATGGAACGGCGCACCCGCGAGGAACTCGAAGAGGTCCTCGAGGAGCGCCTGGCCGTTCTGCGCTCCGGCGCGATGAACATCGCTGTTCATCCGAGGGACAGCCGTAAGTCGGCGTAA
- the fxsA gene encoding FxsA family membrane protein translates to MTTGAPTPAYPARPRRSRLRTFLPLGVAAWLVLEIWLLTVVAGAAGGFTVFLLLVAGLVLGSVVIKRAGRRAFQNLNEALQRGGAPSDSSNGGGNGLMMLGGLLLMIPGLISDAVGLILLVPPVQKALSRYAERTVERKLREAVPGSLGDAFQQARMHQPDGKVVQGQVIKDEPEDAPRGPRPPLVG, encoded by the coding sequence ATGACGACTGGCGCTCCGACTCCCGCATACCCCGCCCGGCCCCGGCGCTCCCGGCTGCGTACGTTCCTGCCGCTGGGCGTGGCCGCCTGGCTCGTGCTGGAGATCTGGCTGCTGACCGTGGTGGCCGGCGCCGCCGGTGGCTTCACCGTGTTCCTGCTGCTCGTCGCCGGTCTCGTGCTCGGCTCCGTGGTCATCAAGCGGGCGGGCCGGCGCGCCTTCCAGAACCTGAACGAGGCACTCCAGCGCGGCGGGGCCCCGTCGGACTCGTCGAACGGCGGGGGCAACGGCCTGATGATGCTGGGCGGGCTGCTCCTGATGATCCCCGGCCTGATCTCGGACGCGGTGGGCCTGATCCTGCTGGTCCCGCCGGTCCAGAAGGCGCTCAGCCGCTACGCGGAGCGCACCGTCGAGCGCAAGCTGCGCGAGGCCGTCCCGGGCTCCCTGGGGGACGCCTTCCAGCAGGCGCGTATGCACCAGCCCGACGGCAAGGTGGTCCAGGGGCAGGTCATCAAGGACGAGCCGGAAGACGCCCCGCGGGGTCCGCGCCCGCCTCTTGTGGGCTGA
- a CDS encoding polyprenol monophosphomannose synthase, which produces MNDGDATRAAQDRGRQFGPLGTALVIIPTYNEAENIKAIVGRVRKAVPEAHVLVADDNSPDGTGKLADELAVGDDHVQVLHRKGKEGLGAAYLAGFRWGLEKGYGVLIEMDADGSHQPEELPRLLTALKGADLVLGSRWVPGGRVVNWPRSREVISRGGSLYSRLALDLPLRDITGGYRAFRRETLEGLGLEDVASQGYCFQVDLARRAVRAGYHVVEVPITFVERELGDSKMSRDILVEALWRVTTWGVGERVGKIVGRGRPPQP; this is translated from the coding sequence GTGAACGACGGCGACGCAACCCGCGCGGCACAGGACCGGGGGAGACAGTTCGGTCCGCTCGGCACGGCGTTGGTGATCATCCCGACCTACAACGAGGCGGAGAACATCAAGGCGATCGTCGGCCGGGTGCGCAAGGCCGTCCCCGAGGCGCACGTGCTCGTCGCCGACGACAACAGCCCGGACGGCACGGGCAAGCTCGCCGACGAACTCGCCGTCGGCGACGACCACGTCCAGGTCCTGCACCGCAAGGGCAAGGAGGGCCTCGGGGCCGCCTACCTCGCGGGTTTCCGCTGGGGCCTGGAGAAGGGGTACGGCGTCCTGATCGAGATGGACGCCGACGGCTCCCACCAGCCCGAGGAACTGCCCCGCCTGCTGACCGCGCTCAAGGGCGCCGACCTGGTCCTCGGCTCCCGCTGGGTGCCCGGCGGCCGGGTCGTGAACTGGCCCAGGTCCCGCGAGGTCATCTCCCGCGGCGGCAGCCTCTACTCCCGCCTCGCCCTGGACCTGCCGCTGCGTGACATCACCGGCGGCTACCGCGCGTTCCGCCGGGAGACCCTGGAGGGCCTCGGTCTGGAAGACGTCGCCTCCCAGGGCTACTGCTTCCAGGTCGACCTCGCCCGCCGCGCGGTCAGGGCGGGCTACCACGTCGTCGAGGTGCCCATCACCTTCGTCGAGCGCGAACTGGGCGACTCCAAGATGAGTCGCGACATCCTGGTGGAGGCCCTGTGGCGGGTCACGACCTGGGGTGTGGGGGAGCGGGTCGGCAAGATCGTGGGCCGCGGCAGGCCGCCACAGCCGTAG
- a CDS encoding amidohydrolase has protein sequence MSERTAQPKTVLLRRGEVHSPADPFATAMVVERGQVAWVGSEGAADAFADGVDEVVDLDGALVTPAFTDAHVHTTATGLALTGLDLSAAPSLEGALALVRDFAAARPADRVLLGHGWDASRWPGGRPPTRAELDAATGGRPLYLSRIDVHSAVVTTALLDLTPGLDAPDAPLTADAHHAVRATALAAVTPGQRTEAQRAALAHAASLGIGSVHECAGPEISSEDDLTGLLELAAEEPGPRVVGYWAERDVDKARELGAVGAAGDLFVDGALGSHTACLHEPYADAGHTGTAHLDAAAVAAHVVACTEAGLQAGFHAIGDAAVTAVVEGVRAAAEKAGLARVRAARHRVEHAEMLTPETVAAFAELGLTASVQPAFDALWGGEDGMYAHRLGAGRARTLNPFAALLRAGVPLAFGSDSPVTPLDPWGTVRAAAFHRTPEHRVSARAAFTAHTRGGWRAVGRDDAGVLVPGAPADYAVWRTDALVVQAPDDRVARWSTDPRSGTPGLPDLTPGHDLPVCLRTVVGGRTVFVRPGE, from the coding sequence ATGAGTGAGCGCACCGCCCAGCCGAAGACCGTCCTGCTCCGCCGCGGAGAGGTCCACAGCCCCGCCGACCCCTTCGCCACCGCGATGGTCGTCGAGCGCGGCCAGGTCGCCTGGGTCGGCTCCGAGGGCGCGGCCGACGCCTTCGCGGACGGCGTCGACGAGGTGGTCGACCTCGACGGCGCCCTCGTCACCCCCGCGTTCACCGACGCACACGTGCACACCACCGCCACCGGCCTCGCCCTCACCGGCCTCGACCTGTCCGCCGCCCCCTCCCTGGAGGGGGCCCTCGCCCTCGTACGGGACTTCGCCGCCGCCCGCCCCGCCGACCGCGTGCTGCTCGGCCACGGCTGGGACGCCTCCCGCTGGCCCGGCGGACGCCCGCCGACACGCGCCGAACTGGACGCGGCCACCGGCGGACGCCCCCTCTACCTCAGCCGGATCGACGTCCACTCGGCGGTCGTCACCACGGCCCTGCTCGACCTGACCCCCGGCCTCGACGCGCCGGACGCCCCACTCACCGCCGACGCCCACCACGCCGTGCGCGCCACCGCCCTCGCCGCCGTCACGCCCGGACAGCGCACCGAGGCCCAGCGGGCGGCCCTCGCCCACGCCGCCTCCCTCGGCATCGGATCCGTTCACGAATGCGCAGGGCCGGAGATCTCCTCCGAGGACGACCTCACCGGCCTGCTCGAGCTGGCCGCCGAGGAGCCGGGCCCGCGCGTCGTCGGCTACTGGGCGGAACGCGATGTCGACAAGGCGCGGGAGCTGGGCGCGGTCGGCGCGGCCGGCGACCTGTTCGTCGACGGCGCCCTCGGCTCGCACACGGCCTGTCTGCACGAGCCGTACGCGGACGCCGGCCACACCGGCACCGCCCACCTGGACGCGGCCGCCGTGGCCGCCCATGTCGTCGCCTGCACCGAGGCGGGCCTCCAGGCGGGCTTCCACGCCATCGGGGACGCCGCCGTGACCGCCGTCGTCGAGGGCGTGCGGGCCGCCGCCGAGAAGGCCGGCCTCGCCCGCGTCCGCGCGGCCCGGCATCGCGTGGAGCACGCCGAGATGCTCACGCCGGAGACGGTCGCCGCCTTCGCCGAACTCGGCCTGACCGCCTCCGTCCAGCCCGCCTTCGACGCGCTGTGGGGCGGCGAGGACGGCATGTACGCCCACCGCCTGGGCGCCGGCCGGGCGCGCACCCTGAACCCCTTCGCGGCCCTGCTGCGGGCCGGTGTCCCGCTCGCCTTCGGCTCGGACAGCCCGGTCACGCCCCTCGACCCGTGGGGCACGGTCCGCGCGGCGGCCTTCCATCGCACCCCTGAGCACCGCGTCTCCGCGCGCGCCGCGTTCACCGCGCACACGCGGGGCGGCTGGCGGGCCGTCGGGCGGGACGACGCGGGTGTGCTGGTGCCGGGCGCGCCGGCCGACTACGCCGTGTGGCGCACCGACGCGCTGGTCGTGCAGGCCCCGGACGACCGGGTGGCCCGCTGGTCGACCGACCCCCGCTCCGGCACCCCCGGCCTGCCGGACCTGACCCCTGGCCACGACCTGCCTGTCTGCCTGCGCACGGTGGTCGGCGGACGGACGGTGTTCGTACGGCCGGGCGAGTGA
- a CDS encoding Lrp/AsnC family transcriptional regulator gives MEELDRQIVQLLVKDGRMSYTDLGKATGLSTSAVHQRVRRLEQRGVIRGYAAVVDPEAVGLPMTAFISVKPFDPSAPDDIAERLADVPEIEACHSVAGDENYILKVRVATPHELEELLARLRSLAGVSTRTTVVLSTPYEARPPRI, from the coding sequence ATGGAGGAGCTCGACCGACAGATCGTGCAACTGCTCGTCAAGGACGGGCGGATGAGCTACACAGACCTGGGCAAGGCCACCGGTCTGTCCACGTCGGCCGTGCACCAGCGGGTGCGCCGGCTGGAGCAGCGGGGCGTGATCCGCGGTTACGCCGCGGTCGTCGACCCGGAGGCCGTCGGGCTGCCGATGACTGCCTTCATCTCGGTGAAACCGTTCGACCCCAGCGCCCCCGACGACATCGCCGAACGCCTCGCCGACGTCCCCGAGATCGAGGCCTGCCACAGCGTCGCGGGCGACGAGAACTACATCCTCAAGGTGCGCGTGGCCACCCCGCACGAGTTGGAGGAGCTGCTGGCCCGCCTGCGCTCGCTGGCGGGCGTGTCCACCCGCACGACGGTGGTGCTGTCGACGCCGTACGAGGCACGGCCGCCGCGGATCTGA